From the genome of Papaver somniferum cultivar HN1 unplaced genomic scaffold, ASM357369v1 unplaced-scaffold_21, whole genome shotgun sequence:
AGCAATCCAGTCGACACTCATCGAAAAATACTGGGTTGTTACAATTTATATGCTTACTTATCAGCTCATTGTTGTTTTAAGCATTTGAGTTTGACAATGAAAtcgagtttatatatatatatcacggCAGCTAAGCTGCTCTCAACTACAAGATAGAAGCAGACCGACCAAATTTTCATGGCTACAGCACATATCTTGTTTTCTGATGACTAGAATTCACCATTACTTAAGCACTAGGTGATAGGTGCAAACAAGCTCTTTAAACTTGCCCATCGGATATACTCGACATGATCCAGACATTTTGTTAACCAAAGACGGGCATTGAAGGAGAGATATACCTGACAAAGTGTACATAGGTTGAAGTGCAAGATTTCCCGTAACACCCAAAGAACCCAAGTGAGATCGAAGTTTCTGTTCAGGGACTCCCTGGAAAGAGAAAAAGACAGAAGTCAGTGATTCTGATATGTGTGTGTCCGTGTCTGGGTCTGTGTACTGTTCAATATATCCGGTAGAATATGAAGGAATTCATCAGTATAAAGCAAGTAAGCAACAGATCAGTAACTTACAGGATAGCAACGCATCATGTACAGAAGGGGATTTGAAGTTAAATCGAGCCCATCAACGTGGTGCTGACTAAAGACAGCAATACGAACCTGAAGAATATACATAAATTAGCAATAAAGGAACATTTCGGATGGAAGAACGGATCAGAACTTGAATCAGAAGTTATGCATTCAGATAAGTAAAGGCAACGTGCATAGCAAGAAAAGCGTTAACTAAATCATATAGTAAACAAAGAGCCAAGACTTTTTAAGCACATGAGAACACATATAATCAGGTTAATAAACTCAAATAGTTCAAACAAGCCTAAAGGTTTGCAAAAGCAGAAACAACATCTAAAGCACCCAAGATTTTTTATTCTTCTCCACCCTTTCTCGTTGGCATGTACGAAACAGACGGCTATATGGGATCTTTGAGGTGTACCTTAGCTGATCGGAAAACAGTTCCAGAGCTCGGTTGTAGCTCCCCTGAAATCAATTTGAGAATTGTTGACTTTCCTATTCCATTGGGACCGACCACTGCAAAGCAATTTCAGTATTCAGAAAATTGTAACAAAGGAagaattaaattaaaaaattcaTGCAGTATGTCACAAATTTTTCCCCATAATACAGGAAAGGTGAAGATAATAGGTTGATCCTTACTTGCAACGCGACTGTCAAGATCAATACCGAAGTTCAAATTCTTAAACAGTAAAGGTCCACCAGGGTAACCAAATGATGCGTCGCTGTGATAGAAGGTGAAACATAATAAGAACTTAAGAAGGCAACAAATTTGTGTGAATGCTCGATAAAAAGAATAGATGATTAATATAAGAAAACAACAATTACACAAATTTCTAAATCTGGTCAGATTGGGCATTGAATATTCGCAGTTTTTAGCGATAAATAGTGTAAGCTGGAATAGTGGCAGCAGAGCTACAAGGACAACTCAGACGTCCATATGAACTCCTTTTCAACAATCCAACAGAATTTAACCAGGAAACTTATGACTAAGCATCAGAATGTTTTCTAAATACTATACTTCAGGGTTTTGTCATAAACTCATAGTGGAAACATACATATCAAACAACAAGATGGAGCAACAATAAGGAAATAAGTTACATAAAAAGCTTTCTTAGTGGAACTGTGCAACAAACCTGAAACTTATAATAGGAGCCCCTGGTCTGTCATCCGGTGTGGGGAACTCAAACTTGTAGCTGCATAACAACATATATTAGGAAGTTAACCAATGGAGTCGAGTAAATATGGAAAACCAAGAGAAGCAAACAAGTGATTGACAATATTCGAAATCTTGTTGTTTACAAGTTCTAGATTTTTAGTAAGGATCAATAAAACTAGTGCATACTCAGGGTCATTTATGACTTCATCCACAGTGCCTAATCGCTCAATTGCCTGGAGAAATCAAGCACAAGCAACCATAAGAAAGAAAATTATCGCATAGAGGCCTTAGAATACAAAATCTCAAAACAAGCATTGAAAAAGCTCTATGCCCAAAACTAATCCAACTACTGAACAAATACATAGAGATAAAAAGATCAAGTGCTCACAGCTGCCAAATTGATTCCAGAAACTAACTCAAATGGCGATGACATAGGTTTTAAATTGGTTCTGATACTATATAAAGCGAATGGTAACAATTACCTTAATTCTTGATTGAACTAATGATGCCCTCTTTGCGTTGTAACGGAACTTATCAACGAAAGCCTGCAAAAGCAATGGTTAGAAACTGGTCATAAATCAGAGCCTCAAATGCAAATCATGCTCGCAAAAATAATAAAGTTTCACCAACTTTTCTGATCTCACCAATTagtttcaaatgattaaataatACAGGGAAAAGGAAAAGATTGCATCCTCATTCATTTGGTTAGTAAGCAGAAGTGAACCTGCATATGAGCTTTGGCTTTTTCACTCGAATCAAAGGCCTTCTGCTGGTTCTTCATCTGCTCCTCGCGTGTCCTTTCAAATGTATCATAGTCCCCCTTGTAGGCTGTCAGTTTCTGTGCTTGTAGATGAAGAATATCGGTAACCACCTGAAGAAAGTATCATAGATGAATCAGTCACCAAAATATAAGTAGCACATCAAAACCATAAAAAAAGTTAAAGAGTGTGAGAAAATCCTTACAGTGTTCAAGAACTCCCTAGCATGAGAAACAACTATAAATGTCTTCGGCCATTTAACGAGGTATGTCTCCAGCCATAGAACAGCATGAAGATCAAGATGATTCTGCAATGAAATGTGTTTAGTTTAATTCCTTCAAAGAAAACATAGATCTTGATGACACATTACATGCAGCGGACATACCGTAGGCTCGTCAAGAAGTAACAAATCAGGCTCTATAAAGAGTGCACGAGCAAGAGCAATTCGCATTCTCCATCCTCCGGAAAAGGTTTTGGTGGCCTTCCGCTGCATTTCTGGAGTGAAACTAAGTCCCTGGACATCATTTAAAGTCAAGAGGTTACTAATCATAAATGAGCAACTCTGAGCTAGCTATATATAAAAACGCCGAAGTGTCCTTACGGTTTACAAATTTGAGATACGAGAATAAATCAATGTCTTAGTTTTGATCAGTATGATACTGTGGTATAATACTAAAATGATTCTAGAACACTTGGCAAAATTAGACACAGGAATAGATAGTAGCAGCAAATATGTGAAAACCTATACAGGATTTTGATACGCCCAGTACTTCTGCTTATAACGAACATTTATGATGAGTTTAATTGCAACaagaaagagtgaaaagtaacAGTTCAATAGTCCAGGTGTGAACTTATGTGCACGGTATACTCGATTTTATGTTGTGATCAGAAAATGTGCATGTAGTGAATTAAGTGTAGGAATGAGAGGCACGGTCTTCAATGGATGTGTACTTACATTGTGGATGAATTGAATGCTGTATATTTTGCTCAATCTctttaaataaaaagaaaattgagaGTTTGAAATTTCCCAATATTTAATGCTTATGATGCAGAAAGTTTGCACTAGAGATGTCGAAGTTACCAGGTTCTGCACTGCACACATGAATAACTTGTGACCCATATTAAATTTTACTGGCTTGAATTGTATACTCAGTACCTTGCCCCCTCCTAATTTGCATGTTTAATCTTACATTGTTCTTGGATTCTAAATTTTTTGACATCCACCCCCTAAAGCTGGCCTTTTATGACACATGCCCTCATTGCATTGCACCCCTCAAAGACCTCTAAACTATTAAGGAATtttaaacaacaaaacaaaaataaaaggaaCCCATAATTTCATATGCAGGGGCCTCCTACTTGCACCATTATTGGATAGCCAGTAGCTAACTAGCCTGAATGATAGTGTCCTTTTAGCCTCTTGAATAATTACTCCAAACAATATGATGAAGATAACAAAAGTAACATGGTTTTTATTTGATTCGTCGATATGAATTGTCCATTTAAAGAGATAttagaagtataagaagtatccagTCCAATAGCATGAAAGTTTGAGAACTAACCGCAAGAATGGAAGCTGCCCGTGATTCTGCTGAATCTGCGTCAATGAACTCAAGCCTTTTATATACTTGTTCCAGCTTTTGTGAAATAGCATCTTTGTCCAATGCTTCACCGGGCTTCGCGTTGCTCTTTTCTGTTGCAGTCTCGAACTCCAAATCTCTCTGCAGGACAAAATAATTTCAGTAGCCTTAGTCGTTTGCTCATAATGTAAACAAGTGCAGACACAATAGATGGTAGCAACAACTAACAGAGTATGATTCTGCAAAAAGCAATGAATTGCTTCAATCTGGAAAGACAAAATCTAAGTTACTGGTATACCTGAAGTGCAGTTAGACGAGCTTCTTCTTTCAGGAGTTGAAATCTCTCAACATCCGCATTAAGAACACATTGCAAAGCCGATGTATCATCACCAACAACTTCTTGCTCCACGTGTAAAATCTGGCAGTTCTTAGGAATACCATCAATAGCATGCATTGCCATATACCTGAGGAAAGTAGTCTTCCCTGTACCATTTCTTCCAACAAGACCTACATGAGAGCATATTGGAAAACAGTCATCAAAACACCCGATTGAGGAACACCTGGTAACCACCCCTCACAGAGATTGCAACCAAAAACAAATCCTTCCATGATACTCTCGCATTTTTTATAAATAACAACTGAGCAAAAATACAAGTTTCAGAGAGACAGAGATaagaaaatttgaaataccataaTGCCTCCCAAAAGAGAGTGTGACAGACCCATCCTGAATGAGTTCACGACCTCCGATTGAAACACTAAAGTTCTCCATATGGATATCTTTCACAGCAGGACCCTCGACGTTGTTATCGTGGTTAACTGACACAACTGGCATCCCTTCTTTAGCTGCTTCCATTTCCGCCAAATGCATCAGATATTGTGCCTGCGTCGTGACAGAGGACAAAACAAAATGGATATCATAACTGACTCCTACACCATGTTCCCTTGAAACTAAGTCTAATTAATTGGGTGTTCAATTCAAATGACGTCTCACCTCTCTTTGACGCTCATCCTTCCTCTTTTTCCTTTCAAGCTTTGCCCTATCACGTTCAGTCAAAGTAGGACCTTCTTGCAACTCCACAGGTTGTTTCTTTGGAACTGCATCCTGGTCCATTCCATCAAACATCCGCAATGGTGTTGCAAGACTTCGCACAGCTAACTTAGGTTTAACCAATCCATGCTTTCCAAACTTATCAGATAGCTTGATACAGACCTATATTGAAAACCAATCATTCAATAGCCTTCAATGAAATAAAATAACGTGTGAGGTAATAAAAAGACAGTCCTAAACATAACATAGTAAGCAAATTGCATGTACGTCTTATGTTGGTGACATCTTGAATGGCGGCAGGTAAGGCAAAATTGGTTTCCCCACatgaaaagaaatcaaaggtATATTTTGATTGAAGTTAACAATAAACTATCCACACCTGAGGCTTCCGTATCAAAAAACATGTATCATGTTTTTTTCTGACTACAAAATGACCTTTAACAGCTCGAAAGTACATTATGTACTCCATTTGCAGCAGCCCTTCAACCAGAACTAACAAACAAAGAGATGAGACCCTAAAATGCGATATAGTGAGTCCTACAATCTCGTCCCTCCCGTGCCCAACACTAGAGCAAACATGGTACATACAGCATTATCTTACAGAAATATTTGTATACACTACTACTCCATGCTtgaaacaatacatacaaaaccAAGAAGGATGTCTAAAAAGCCTCAAACATGAATCTCTAAAGACCCCAAACCACAATTTCCCCAATGTTTCAGTTTCCAAAGACCATTTCTACAAGTAGTTAAAGCCCTAAATATCACTAAAATAGAACATGAAAAACACGGATTAAGAATAACATAACATAGTGGTAATTCAGATTTCCTTCAATTATATCTGGCAATAAGAGAGACGAGTTCCTAAAATGCGAGGTACGGAGGTAGTAGCACAAAGTAACTCCTAAATGTAGAATCTCACCCATCACTCGCTCAACAGTGGTGCAAACAGGGTACAAATAGTATCATTACTTTAAAGTAATTGTATCCAATACTAATTCATGCTTGGAACAATACAAGGAAATGAATAACGTGAATCTGTAAGGAACACTCACTGTAATTTCACTAAGATAGAGCATGAAAAATACAGATTAAGAGATGCAAAACCCTGACTAACATGTGGTGATTAGGATATCATATGGGTTGACATCTGGAATGGTGGAAAATAAAATTACAATTGGCTTCCCCCGAATGAAAAAGAATCGAAGGTACATTTTCAAGGGAGTGGAGTTGACAATAAAAATTTTAAACCAGTGGGTTCTAAGGTGTACCGTGATATTGACGTCCAACTAAACAACCTATATCCTTTTTTCCCCGACAACAAAATGACCTTCAATGACAATAGTAGTATAAATTTCCACTATGTATTCCATTTGCAACAGCCCGTCAACCAGAATTACCAAACAAAGAGATGAGATCTTAAAATGCATTATAGTGAATCCTAAATGTACAATCGCATCCCTCCCATACACAAGACTAGTTCAAAAACAGTATTATCTTAAAGAAAAAATTGTTCACATTACTAATCCATACTGGATAAAATACGCACAAAAACTAAAAACCAAGAAGTATGTCTAAACAGCCACAAATATGAGTTAATAAAGAACCCTAACCACAATTTCCCCTATGTTTCAGTTTCCAAAGACCATTTCTACAAGTAGCTAAAACCCTAAATATCACTAACAAAGAACATGAATAACACGGATTAAGATTAAGGCAACAGAGTAGTAATATACATTTCCCTATTTACTTCATTTGCACCAGCTCCCTTCAATATTGTTATGAAAACAGAGAGATGAGATCCTAAAACCCGAGGAAGTAAAGCAAAGTAGTAACTCTTAAATGTAGAATCTCATACCTCCCTTGGCCAAAGATGACGCAAACAGGGTACAAATAGTATCATCATAACTTTTAACAATTGTATACAGTTCTAATTCATGCTTGAAACAATACATGGAAACGTGAATTTGCAATGAACACTCTACAATTTTCACCAACTTTCAGTCACTAAGATAGAACACGAAGAATACTGATAAAGAACAAGGTAATATAGTAGTAATAAGATTTCTTATTCACTCCATTTGCGCCAGCTCCCTTCAACCAAATACGAAACAGAGAGATGAGATCCTAAAATGCGATTTAGTAACGCAAAGTGACTCCTAAACGTAGAATCTCGTCCTTCCCTCGCCCGATGCTGGCGCAAACACAGTACAAGTAGTATCATAACTTCTAAACAAATGTATACAACACTAACTTATGCTTGAACCAGTACAAGGAAACGAATTAACATGAATCTGTAATGAACACTCACTAAATTTCAGTTTCCGAAACC
Proteins encoded in this window:
- the LOC113340007 gene encoding ABC transporter F family member 3-like; amino-acid sequence: MVEVASRVVYDVLGPRAEDLDKPIIDYIINVLADEDFDFGLEGEGAFDAIGELLVDSGAVEDDSEGREVCIKLSDKFGKHGLVKPKLAVRSLATPLRMFDGMDQDAVPKKQPVELQEGPTLTERDRAKLERKKRKDERQREAQYLMHLAEMEAAKEGMPVVSVNHDNNVEGPAVKDIHMENFSVSIGGRELIQDGSVTLSFGRHYGLVGRNGTGKTTFLRYMAMHAIDGIPKNCQILHVEQEVVGDDTSALQCVLNADVERFQLLKEEARLTALQRDLEFETATEKSNAKPGEALDKDAISQKLEQVYKRLEFIDADSAESRAASILAGLSFTPEMQRKATKTFSGGWRMRIALARALFIEPDLLLLDEPTNHLDLHAVLWLETYLVKWPKTFIVVSHAREFLNTVVTDILHLQAQKLTAYKGDYDTFERTREEQMKNQQKAFDSSEKAKAHMQAFVDKFRYNAKRASLVQSRIKAIERLGTVDEVINDPDYKFEFPTPDDRPGAPIISFSDASFGYPGGPLLFKNLNFGIDLDSRVAMVGPNGIGKSTILKLISGELQPSSGTVFRSAKVRIAVFSQHHVDGLDLTSNPLLYMMRCYPGVPEQKLRSHLGSLGVTGNLALQPMYTLSGGQKSRVAFAKITFKKPHIILLDEPSNHLDLDAVEALIQGLVLFQGGVLMVSHDEHLISGSVGELWAVSDGKIAPFAGDFQDYKKMLKSST